In a genomic window of Brassica rapa cultivar Chiifu-401-42 chromosome A10, CAAS_Brap_v3.01, whole genome shotgun sequence:
- the LOC103844899 gene encoding uncharacterized protein LOC103844899 → MFCINTNLPFHKNILVMSLLLSRLSRLCPGKPSLVGRSSYSLLISNGFSSSLLQTAPGFVVRANPCGEGLGKLLFQKNTESWFTHLEKKVPLELVDRDEMGTVGSCNGWVATLKDDGILRLQDDLNPAASHTHPKHIPLPPLVTLPHCQTQIITNVSMSSSSPEDEDCVVAVKFLGPQLSFCRPAQSKPEWTNVKIEDPYFFSSRVMFSKKDDMFRIPGSGGNLIGSWNPNKHKNNPKIQRLQYQNLPKLTKIKRELLDLCWTSEHLVESRTTGETFLVKWFRKTSRRLALMKTKALMVFKIDEEGNAVYTQDIGDLVIYISKSEPFCIPASSFPGLDRNSVQIVDVDEYGAIRLHDSSIFSHNIRFGAPYFIPPQNIDQV, encoded by the coding sequence ATGTTTTGTATTAATACTAACTTACCATTCCATAAGAATATTCTTGTCATGTCTCTTCTTCTCAGCCGACTGTCGAGGCTCTGTCCTGGGAAACCTTCCTTGGTGGGAAGATCCTCTTACTCTCTTCTCATCTCAAATGGCTTCTCATCTTCCTTGCTTCAAACCGCTCCTGGCTTTGTCGTCCGCGCTAATCCTTGTGGAGAGGGTCTCGGAAAACTTTTGTTTCAGAAGAATACTGAGAGTTGGTTCACTCATTTGGAAAAGAAGGTGCCTCTGGAGTTGGTAGATCGAGATGAAATGGGAACGGTCGGGTCTTGCAATGGCTGGGTCGCTACTTTGAAGGACGACGGCATCTTACGTCTCCAAGATGATCTAAACCCGGCTGCCTCGCATACACACCCGAAACACATTCCTCTGCCTCCTCTTGTGACTCTACCTCATTGCCAAACCCAAATCATCACCAACGTGTCGATGTCCTCATCTTCTCCAGAGGATGAAGACTGTGTAGTGGCTGTCAAGTTCTTGGGGCCTCAACTCAGCTTCTGCAGACCGGCTCAGAGTAAACCGGAGTGGACCAACGTCAAGATTGAAGACCCATATTTCTTCTCCTCACGTGTCATGTTTTCCAAGAAAGATGACATGTTTCGCATTCCGGGGTCTGGAGGCAACCTCATCGGCTCATGGAATCCCAACAAACACAAGAACAATCCCAAGATTCAGAGGCTGCAGTATCAAAATCTTCCCAAGCTCACAAAGATCAAACGGGAGCTTCTGGATTTGTGTTGGACGAGCGAACACTTGGTAGAGTCAAGAACCACCGGCGAGACTTTCTTGGTTAAGTGGTTCAGGAAGACCAGCAGGCGACTTGCCCTAATGAAAACGAAAGCGTTGATGGTGTTCAAGATAGACGAAGAAGGAAACGCTGTCTACACTCAAGACATTGGAGATCTCGTCATTTATATCTCAAAGTCTGAACCGTTCTGTATTCCTGCTAGCTCCTTCCCTGGCCTGGATCGAAACAGCGTTCAAATAGTTGATGTCGACGAATATGGCGCTATCCGTCTGCATGATTCCTCCATCTTTTCTCATAATATTAGATTCGGCGCCCCCTACTTTATTCCTCCTCAAAATATAGACCAAGTTTAG